From Desulforhopalus sp., one genomic window encodes:
- a CDS encoding PBP1A family penicillin-binding protein, with protein sequence MSVTTVSPAKLKNPEIQEEGGADADRGATTCAYTDKHISFFFIFVCLLQTAFLGGMLYFLVSLKIPDIGAVASYNPSQATIIYDRKGEIVDRMFIEDRTVIPLSAMSPYLPKAFVAAEDGRFYEHPGLDFFSVLRAAINNIIDGARSQGGSTITQQVIKSLLLTPEKTYIRKFKEAILAWRIDKLLSKDEILHIYLNHIYLGEGAYGVEAAAQTYFGKSSSELTLAECALLAGLPQAPSRYSLFDHLDKAIERQKYVLNRMAADGHISAAAAQLAFIEEINLGIRRRQQATDDTGYYLEVVKRQARAMLGVPLQNAGVHIYTHLDTAMQELAGVAVRRGVRASFARQTVAGKDTNTLLQGGLVCIETATGRVLAAVGGTSFSLSPFDRATQAKRPAGSTFKPFVYAAALSQGWAPDSLIEDSPLTVTGKDGRPWSPQNYSGRYHGETTLIDALAHSLNTATVRLMQKTGYKEVHKIAKSAGLGPNFPNNLSLALGATEVSILDMTAAYVPFAGNGTYIEPSFIEKIVLAEGITLSPERGRKRRTVLGVGVLSQMRSMLRAVVMEGTGKAVIEVPGVAGGKTGTTDDYRDAWFIGYDDQYTAGVWVGNDRNESMGTGESGGAAAAPIWRDFMLALRGGQ encoded by the coding sequence ATGAGTGTTACGACAGTGTCACCAGCAAAACTAAAGAATCCGGAGATCCAAGAAGAAGGTGGTGCTGACGCCGACCGAGGTGCCACCACCTGTGCCTATACGGACAAGCACATCTCATTTTTCTTTATCTTTGTCTGCCTGCTCCAGACCGCCTTTCTTGGCGGAATGCTGTACTTTCTTGTCAGTCTGAAGATTCCTGATATCGGCGCCGTGGCCAGCTACAATCCCTCCCAGGCGACGATCATCTACGACCGGAAAGGTGAGATTGTCGACCGGATGTTCATTGAGGACCGTACCGTTATTCCCTTAAGTGCCATGTCGCCGTATTTGCCGAAGGCCTTCGTTGCCGCCGAGGATGGGCGGTTTTATGAGCACCCCGGCCTTGATTTTTTCTCGGTTCTGCGGGCGGCGATCAACAACATTATCGATGGAGCGAGGAGCCAGGGCGGGTCGACCATCACCCAGCAGGTCATCAAATCGCTGCTGCTGACGCCGGAGAAGACCTATATCAGGAAGTTCAAAGAGGCAATTCTGGCCTGGCGGATAGATAAATTGCTTAGCAAGGATGAGATCCTACATATCTATCTTAATCATATTTATCTCGGCGAAGGTGCTTATGGGGTTGAGGCGGCGGCCCAGACCTATTTCGGGAAGAGTTCATCGGAACTCACTCTTGCCGAGTGCGCTCTGCTTGCCGGTCTACCCCAGGCACCAAGCCGGTATTCGCTCTTTGATCACCTGGACAAGGCCATCGAACGGCAGAAATATGTCCTCAACCGCATGGCCGCCGACGGCCATATCAGTGCTGCTGCGGCGCAGCTCGCCTTTATTGAAGAAATCAATCTCGGTATCCGCCGCCGGCAGCAAGCAACCGACGATACCGGATACTATCTTGAGGTGGTGAAACGGCAGGCCCGGGCCATGCTCGGGGTACCGCTGCAAAACGCCGGGGTGCACATTTACACTCATCTTGACACGGCAATGCAGGAATTGGCAGGAGTGGCGGTGCGGCGGGGCGTGCGGGCAAGTTTTGCCCGGCAGACCGTTGCCGGCAAGGATACCAACACCCTGCTCCAGGGTGGACTGGTGTGCATCGAGACTGCCACCGGCAGGGTCTTGGCGGCAGTGGGTGGCACCTCTTTTTCCCTTTCCCCTTTTGACCGAGCCACCCAGGCCAAACGCCCGGCCGGATCGACCTTTAAACCCTTTGTGTATGCGGCGGCACTCAGCCAGGGCTGGGCCCCGGATTCACTGATCGAGGACAGTCCACTGACCGTTACCGGCAAGGACGGCAGGCCCTGGAGTCCACAAAACTACTCCGGTCGCTATCACGGGGAAACGACCCTGATCGATGCTCTGGCCCATTCACTCAACACCGCTACTGTCCGGTTGATGCAGAAAACCGGTTATAAGGAGGTGCATAAGATCGCCAAAAGCGCCGGCCTCGGACCAAATTTTCCGAACAATCTGTCTTTGGCCCTCGGGGCAACCGAAGTGTCAATCCTTGATATGACAGCGGCTTACGTTCCCTTTGCCGGCAATGGCACCTATATCGAGCCGTCATTTATCGAAAAGATTGTCCTGGCCGAAGGCATCACCCTTTCACCGGAACGGGGACGGAAGCGTCGGACGGTGCTCGGGGTCGGGGTACTTTCGCAGATGCGCAGCATGCTGCGGGCGGTGGTGATGGAGGGTACCGGCAAGGCGGTCATCGAGGTGCCCGGTGTAGCCGGCGGTAAGACCGGCACCACCGATGACTATCGCGACGCCTGGTTTATCGGCTACGACGACCAATACACCGCAGGGGTCTGGGTTGGCAATGATCGCAATGAGTCAATGGGCACCGGCGAGAGCGGCGGGGCGGCCGCGGCGCCGATCTGGCGGGATTTTATGCTGGCCCTGCGCGGTGGGCAATAG
- the mutL gene encoding DNA mismatch repair endonuclease MutL yields the protein MAKIRILPEQLANQIAAGEVVERPASVVKELLENSLDAGASRIEVEIEGGGTRLIRIIDNGAGMDEDDLLLCLERHGTSKLATEKDLTAIATLGFRGEAIPSIGSVSELTITSRPAEAALGSRVVLQYGKLTKAHETGCGYGTTCEVRNLFGNTPARRKFLRSARTELSHIEEVIKNYALSSPSTTFILRIDGRETVSLDRTLSVAERLAVLLHYEGRFIEIGKGEKGPAGHEVSGFLLPPEKVTIGPARLRIFVNGRIIRDRMIVHAVTEGMRSFLMKGKNPSGLIHLTLPPSEVDVNVHPAKHEVRFRSSKEVHQLVLDSVAKAMRDQQDILKMTIFATSLASEPRAIPFESGTTDESPGNLPDPLPRYGTSDRIPAMEMPGASLSTEKAVSVTSRPASAAAARSFAEHLPTSGPSHEPAQSPRPQSLLATAEPLPSPSRRQEDTPPSKEAARQQPQAPAHNLLVIGQYDNLYIFCRNSEGLLVIDQHAAHERLLFEKLHNQYQKAAIARQNLMFPVSVELSLFQARLVEKFSEEIDRMGFSIRDFGGNTYIISAIPALAGTTNPLDLFLNILEKFGSEDNSSDRGGCLDTILATMACKAAVKAGTELTPMEIDKLLGEMAKADLFSHCPHGRPVVRQFSREEIKKWFYRT from the coding sequence ATGGCAAAAATCCGTATCCTTCCCGAACAGCTTGCCAATCAGATCGCCGCCGGCGAGGTCGTCGAACGTCCGGCCTCGGTGGTAAAGGAGCTGCTGGAAAATAGCCTTGATGCCGGGGCAAGCCGCATCGAGGTGGAAATCGAAGGAGGCGGCACACGACTGATCCGCATCATCGACAACGGTGCGGGCATGGACGAGGACGATCTCCTGCTCTGCCTTGAACGACACGGAACCTCAAAACTGGCAACCGAAAAAGACCTGACCGCCATTGCCACCCTTGGCTTTCGCGGTGAGGCCATACCGTCTATCGGTTCAGTCTCCGAGCTGACCATTACCTCAAGACCGGCTGAGGCAGCCCTCGGGTCGCGAGTGGTGTTACAGTACGGCAAGCTGACCAAGGCCCATGAAACCGGCTGCGGCTACGGCACGACCTGCGAGGTGCGCAACCTCTTTGGCAACACCCCGGCCAGACGAAAATTCCTCCGTTCGGCCCGCACCGAACTCAGTCATATCGAAGAAGTCATCAAGAACTACGCCCTTTCTTCGCCGTCCACCACCTTTATCCTGCGTATCGATGGCCGGGAAACGGTTTCCCTCGATCGCACCCTGTCGGTAGCCGAACGACTGGCTGTTCTCCTGCACTACGAAGGCCGGTTTATCGAGATCGGCAAAGGTGAGAAAGGCCCTGCCGGCCACGAAGTAAGCGGGTTTCTCCTGCCGCCGGAGAAGGTGACCATTGGCCCAGCCAGATTGCGGATCTTTGTAAACGGACGGATCATCCGCGACAGGATGATCGTCCATGCAGTGACCGAAGGCATGCGCAGCTTTCTCATGAAGGGCAAAAACCCCTCCGGACTCATCCATCTCACCCTGCCTCCCAGCGAAGTCGATGTTAATGTCCATCCGGCCAAACACGAAGTGCGTTTCCGCAGCTCGAAAGAGGTCCACCAGCTGGTCCTCGACTCGGTGGCCAAGGCCATGCGCGACCAGCAAGATATCCTGAAGATGACCATCTTCGCGACGAGTCTTGCCAGCGAACCAAGGGCCATCCCCTTTGAATCCGGGACGACTGATGAATCGCCGGGCAACTTACCTGACCCATTGCCCCGGTATGGGACGAGTGACAGAATCCCGGCCATGGAGATGCCAGGGGCATCGTTGTCGACAGAGAAAGCAGTTTCAGTAACTTCCCGGCCGGCATCGGCTGCAGCGGCAAGATCCTTCGCGGAACACTTACCGACATCAGGGCCTAGTCACGAGCCGGCGCAATCCCCTCGGCCACAATCCCTTCTGGCAACCGCCGAGCCTCTGCCAAGCCCCAGCCGCCGACAGGAAGACACTCCGCCGTCCAAAGAAGCAGCAAGACAACAGCCGCAAGCCCCCGCCCATAATCTTCTGGTTATCGGCCAATACGATAATTTGTATATCTTTTGCCGCAACAGCGAAGGTCTCCTGGTCATCGATCAACATGCCGCCCATGAGCGACTCTTGTTTGAAAAGCTCCACAATCAATATCAAAAGGCGGCAATTGCACGGCAAAACCTGATGTTTCCGGTATCGGTAGAGCTTTCTCTCTTTCAGGCAAGACTTGTGGAAAAATTCAGCGAGGAAATAGACCGAATGGGTTTTTCCATCCGCGATTTCGGCGGCAATACCTACATCATCTCAGCCATCCCGGCGCTGGCCGGCACTACCAACCCGCTTGACCTTTTTCTGAATATTCTGGAAAAGTTCGGCAGCGAAGACAACAGCTCAGACCGGGGCGGCTGCCTGGACACCATCCTGGCAACCATGGCCTGCAAGGCGGCGGTAAAGGCCGGGACGGAATTGACTCCCATGGAGATTGACAAGTTGCTTGGTGAGATGGCCAAGGCGGATCTTTTCTCCCATTGCCCCCATGGCCGGCCGGTCGTCCGCCAGTTCAGCCGCGAGGAGATTAAAAAGTGGTTCTATCGGACATAG
- a CDS encoding MFS transporter: MSLHPATLLRVFLPFAAGYFLSYLYRVVNAVIAPDLIADTGIGPSALGMLTAVYFITFASFQLPLGVLLDRYGPRRVEAALLLIAALGALIFSSATQLFGLVLGRACIGLGVSACLMAAFKAYTLWFEKAKWPLINGLQMAAGGLGALAATSPVEAALKITDWRGVFMGLAILTLAAAGAVFLIVPEKPGLNEKKENLNNQILGIKEIFTSRMFWRTAPLTTASQAAFMAIQGLWAGPWLTHIGKLSRAEVADTLFWVAAAMVAGFIILGTLAERLSRRGIGVAITAVVGMSLFMLVQVLLMVQPTGWLFPLWLAFGFLGTSGVVAYSALSQDFPVHLSGRVTTALNLLVFVAAFVAQWAVGAIIGLFTVDVGQALTVTGFNAGFGLLLLFEFAGLVNFLVISAKHLPDKMKEKTN; encoded by the coding sequence ATGAGCCTGCATCCAGCGACCCTTTTGCGGGTCTTTCTCCCCTTTGCCGCCGGCTATTTTCTTTCCTATTTGTACCGGGTAGTCAACGCGGTCATCGCCCCGGATCTGATCGCCGACACCGGTATCGGCCCTTCCGCCCTCGGCATGCTCACCGCCGTATATTTCATCACCTTTGCCTCCTTCCAGCTGCCCCTCGGCGTCCTCCTTGACCGCTATGGGCCGCGCAGAGTTGAGGCGGCGCTGCTGCTCATTGCCGCTCTCGGCGCCCTGATTTTTTCCAGCGCCACACAACTTTTCGGTCTGGTGCTCGGCCGGGCCTGTATCGGCCTTGGCGTCTCCGCCTGTCTGATGGCCGCCTTCAAGGCATACACCCTGTGGTTTGAGAAAGCAAAATGGCCGCTCATCAACGGCCTGCAGATGGCCGCAGGCGGACTTGGCGCCCTGGCGGCGACTTCCCCGGTAGAGGCGGCTCTCAAGATTACCGACTGGCGGGGGGTGTTCATGGGCCTTGCCATCCTCACCCTGGCCGCCGCCGGGGCAGTCTTCCTGATCGTACCGGAAAAACCAGGACTTAACGAAAAAAAAGAAAACCTGAACAACCAAATTCTCGGAATTAAGGAGATTTTTACCAGCAGGATGTTTTGGCGGACCGCCCCGTTGACCACCGCATCCCAGGCGGCTTTTATGGCCATCCAGGGGCTATGGGCAGGACCATGGCTGACACATATCGGCAAACTCAGTCGGGCTGAGGTGGCCGATACGCTTTTCTGGGTTGCCGCAGCAATGGTTGCGGGCTTTATCATCCTCGGCACGCTTGCTGAAAGGCTGAGCAGGAGGGGTATCGGTGTGGCAATAACTGCCGTTGTCGGTATGTCTCTATTCATGCTGGTACAGGTCCTGCTGATGGTGCAACCGACCGGTTGGCTGTTTCCCCTGTGGCTGGCCTTCGGCTTTCTTGGCACCTCCGGAGTTGTTGCCTATTCCGCCCTTTCTCAGGACTTTCCCGTACATCTCTCCGGGCGGGTGACAACCGCCCTCAATCTCCTGGTCTTTGTCGCCGCCTTTGTGGCCCAGTGGGCGGTTGGGGCGATCATCGGCCTCTTTACGGTAGATGTGGGCCAGGCCCTCACCGTCACCGGTTTCAATGCCGGATTCGGACTGTTGCTACTCTTCGAATTTGCTGGTCTTGTCAACTTCCTGGTCATCTCAGCAAAACATTTGCCCGATAAGATGAAAGAAAAGACCAATTAG
- a CDS encoding 3D domain-containing protein — MAIRHKRTTVLLPLMLLLLFFGGCAKPTITKVLDTTAYCGCSICCSWERGSWRWLKLDFWNRYVSAGPRTGKPYNGLTASGTVPYEPEEGFFSIDSLTRPWMIPIRLILFPWYFMPKDGTIAADTKYFPFGTRMYVPGYGWGTIQDRGKSIKGPTRIDLYFDSHGDARAWGKKKLRVTVESSR, encoded by the coding sequence ATGGCAATCCGGCATAAGCGAACGACGGTTCTGCTGCCACTCATGCTGCTCCTGCTTTTCTTCGGTGGATGTGCCAAACCGACGATCACCAAGGTCCTCGACACCACCGCCTATTGCGGCTGTTCCATCTGCTGCAGCTGGGAGCGAGGCAGCTGGCGTTGGTTGAAACTGGATTTCTGGAATCGCTATGTCAGCGCCGGCCCCCGGACCGGCAAACCCTACAACGGCCTTACCGCCAGCGGCACGGTGCCGTATGAACCGGAAGAAGGCTTCTTTTCCATAGACAGTTTGACCCGTCCCTGGATGATCCCCATCCGCCTGATACTCTTCCCCTGGTATTTCATGCCCAAGGACGGTACCATAGCAGCCGACACCAAATATTTCCCCTTTGGAACCCGGATGTACGTCCCCGGCTATGGCTGGGGTACCATTCAGGACCGGGGCAAGAGTATTAAAGGCCCAACGCGCATTGATCTCTATTTCGACTCCCATGGCGATGCCCGTGCATGGGGGAAAAAGAAGCTTCGGGTAACCGTCGAAAGTTCCCGATGA
- a CDS encoding FAD-dependent oxidoreductase, with product MTTTVVKGLNEQGQRLSSMDFEKLVRQAASSSADLLLESYGQHNIGIRLQRPDGLNITVKGPSGQRLGCMGMPGTTITCEGSSSDDVGYLNIGAEIAILGDATNGVCNAMANGKVFIGGSIGARGLTMTKWNPEYTRPELWVLGSVGDSFAEFNCGGIAVVCGINPKNSANVLGYRPCVGMVGGTIYFRGKIDNSYPKTNAKLTAPNDEQWQWLTSNITGFLDKIRRPELHAELTVRKEWQVLMPITPQERALMFSGPMPMAEFRNNHWNKAFGGDPLRDIAPGLDRSRIDVIVSGDLRRKKPYWANCESAAPCTYYCPVHIPTVDRLRLIREGRIDEAYELILRYTPLPASVCGAVCPNLCMENCSRGGVDEPIDVQVLGRAVNALKAPAVADSTGKKVAIIGGGPAGMNVAWQLALAGIEAHIFEQDDKIGGKLAQVIPWERLSQAIWDQEIQRFLATPNIKVNLGVSMTREKFATLQKDFDYVVIAVGTHTPRRLQFPGNERVVAALDFLKGAKGKTPPPVGREVVVIGAGNVGCDVACEAYRLGAEKVTLVDIQKPLAFGKEKEAAEALGATFLWPIQTREVTKAGLVTTAGELLPADTVIISIGDVPALSFLPDSVETVTVGGAAWIATSKAHVTSDSRVLAVGDVERPGLATNALGAGKTAAEYIIAVTKGQEWKPFDKQVIPQKALTITHYVPGQKGKSQQEQADRCLSCASCRDCHLCETICPTGAISRRDILTSGSDDRLALATGYEYVSDDNKCIACGFCADTCPCGIWAMNAF from the coding sequence GTGACTACTACGGTTGTAAAAGGTCTGAATGAACAAGGCCAGCGCCTCAGCTCGATGGATTTCGAAAAGCTGGTACGGCAGGCTGCCTCATCCTCCGCTGACCTTCTTCTTGAGTCTTATGGACAGCACAATATCGGTATCCGCCTGCAGCGACCTGACGGTCTGAACATTACCGTCAAGGGTCCCTCCGGCCAGCGCCTCGGTTGCATGGGTATGCCCGGGACGACCATCACCTGCGAAGGTTCGTCTTCCGATGATGTCGGCTATCTGAACATCGGCGCGGAGATCGCTATTCTCGGCGATGCCACCAACGGTGTCTGCAACGCCATGGCCAATGGCAAGGTGTTTATCGGCGGCTCGATCGGGGCCCGCGGTCTCACCATGACCAAATGGAACCCGGAGTACACGCGGCCTGAGCTCTGGGTTCTCGGCTCGGTCGGCGACTCCTTTGCCGAATTTAACTGCGGCGGTATCGCAGTGGTGTGCGGTATCAACCCTAAAAATTCCGCTAATGTCCTTGGCTATCGGCCCTGCGTCGGAATGGTCGGCGGCACCATCTATTTCCGTGGCAAGATCGACAATTCCTACCCGAAAACCAACGCCAAGCTGACTGCACCAAACGATGAGCAATGGCAGTGGCTGACAAGCAACATCACCGGCTTCCTCGATAAAATTCGCAGGCCGGAACTGCATGCAGAGCTCACCGTTCGGAAAGAATGGCAGGTATTGATGCCCATCACCCCCCAGGAAAGGGCGCTGATGTTTTCCGGCCCGATGCCGATGGCCGAGTTCCGCAATAACCATTGGAACAAGGCCTTTGGCGGCGACCCACTGCGCGATATCGCTCCCGGCCTTGACCGCAGCCGCATCGATGTCATTGTCAGCGGTGATCTGCGCCGGAAAAAGCCTTACTGGGCCAACTGCGAATCTGCCGCCCCATGCACCTACTACTGCCCTGTACATATTCCAACAGTCGACCGCCTGCGCCTCATTCGTGAGGGACGAATCGACGAGGCCTATGAGTTGATACTTCGCTACACGCCCCTTCCCGCCTCGGTTTGCGGCGCGGTGTGTCCCAATCTGTGCATGGAAAATTGCTCCCGCGGCGGCGTTGACGAGCCCATCGACGTGCAGGTCCTCGGCCGGGCGGTCAACGCCCTTAAAGCCCCAGCGGTCGCCGATTCCACTGGCAAGAAGGTCGCCATTATCGGTGGCGGACCGGCCGGCATGAATGTCGCCTGGCAACTGGCCCTGGCCGGTATTGAGGCACATATTTTCGAGCAGGACGACAAGATCGGCGGCAAACTTGCCCAGGTCATTCCCTGGGAGCGCCTGTCGCAGGCGATTTGGGATCAGGAGATACAGAGATTTCTCGCCACCCCAAACATCAAGGTCAACCTGGGTGTATCAATGACCCGGGAAAAGTTCGCAACTCTGCAAAAGGATTTCGATTACGTCGTTATTGCAGTTGGCACCCATACCCCGAGACGGCTGCAGTTTCCAGGCAACGAACGGGTTGTGGCCGCCCTTGACTTTCTAAAGGGGGCAAAGGGCAAAACCCCACCACCCGTCGGCCGGGAGGTGGTGGTCATCGGTGCCGGTAATGTCGGCTGTGATGTCGCCTGTGAGGCATACCGGCTGGGTGCGGAGAAGGTTACCCTGGTCGATATCCAGAAACCCTTGGCCTTTGGTAAGGAAAAGGAGGCCGCCGAGGCATTGGGTGCCACCTTCCTCTGGCCGATCCAGACCCGCGAGGTCACGAAGGCAGGGCTTGTCACCACTGCCGGTGAGCTGTTGCCGGCCGATACGGTCATCATCTCTATTGGCGACGTCCCGGCGCTGTCTTTTCTACCGGATTCGGTTGAAACCGTCACCGTCGGCGGTGCTGCCTGGATTGCCACGAGCAAAGCCCATGTCACCTCCGACAGCCGTGTCCTGGCTGTCGGCGATGTCGAAAGGCCGGGTCTTGCCACCAACGCCCTTGGTGCCGGCAAAACAGCCGCCGAATACATAATCGCAGTGACCAAAGGCCAGGAATGGAAACCTTTTGACAAGCAGGTCATCCCGCAAAAGGCCCTGACCATCACCCACTATGTCCCTGGCCAAAAGGGCAAATCGCAACAGGAGCAAGCCGACCGCTGTTTATCCTGCGCCTCCTGCCGCGACTGTCATCTCTGCGAGACCATCTGCCCGACCGGGGCAATCAGCCGCCGCGATATCCTCACCTCTGGCAGTGATGACCGCCTTGCCCTTGCAACTGGGTATGAATATGTCTCCGATGACAACAAATGCATCGCCTGCGGCTTCTGTGCCGACACCTGTCCCTGCGGCATCTGGGCGATGAATGCTTTTTAA
- a CDS encoding metallophosphoesterase yields the protein MTDPLKKILEPIKELQNIRGIDLPIGLEFLQLVVTGPPGAGKSYYIEQIRGWPNEGYLDLTQRNWWKDQSLVFRPREVHLGLPFQGFKDALTVFDKEWLSCPVPPGLDYPRIRIPPTKRYFFQTDWRNRYIFEFLIPNPSTIYQQRLDRQDQGYFPVDDNLSIEMVRQQVAVYREMALYLHRAGLNVYIRKSLDKPPLMIAEKGIASVPRWTLDKSPRRPSLRTIAGWKYLLRSHNPIRWITLDTQPLALESAGRIAHDGRSFELHVGDTRLRFQPDIPIGSKKNTGQKNWIITSHQGCSHKAISGFLRIRVGETIVIGRNHKEFRQLFQLAENVAEKHVSVTNDKGDLILTPLVSEVPTQVLRHDDHDYREQLALGRHKALLEIGRLYGQTLAPMPPEKALATLKKVNALLSHDEPFRPKNRWGKPGGLVEIPADATPVIVGDLHAQVNNLLKILSENCLLDCLKMKNATLIILGDAVHSEMAGEIAKFDTSMLIMDIIFQLKLAFPGNVFYIRGNHDSFDPEIHKGGVMQGILWREALLKQRGEEYVREMEIFYGALPYLIRSESFIACHAGPPRDTISREDLINIADKPLLAAELVNTRLHRPGNLSGYTKGDVKRFRKGLDLAPKTRFIVGHTPMDPFGSFWLHAGSIKNHHVIYSAHAEGPSIIIRTGATFNSITFPSEPLTDIINDLM from the coding sequence ATGACCGACCCGCTGAAGAAAATCCTCGAACCCATTAAAGAGCTGCAGAACATCCGCGGTATCGATCTGCCGATCGGCCTGGAATTTCTGCAGCTCGTTGTAACTGGCCCACCTGGAGCAGGTAAATCCTATTATATCGAACAGATACGAGGATGGCCGAACGAGGGCTACCTTGATTTGACCCAAAGAAACTGGTGGAAGGATCAATCCCTGGTCTTCCGGCCGCGGGAGGTGCATCTCGGCCTGCCCTTTCAAGGCTTCAAGGACGCCTTAACGGTTTTCGACAAGGAATGGCTGAGTTGCCCCGTCCCTCCGGGACTTGATTACCCGAGGATCCGGATACCTCCTACCAAGAGGTATTTTTTCCAAACCGACTGGCGTAACCGCTATATTTTCGAATTTCTTATCCCCAATCCATCGACCATATATCAACAGCGCCTGGACCGGCAAGACCAGGGATATTTTCCGGTGGACGACAATCTCAGCATAGAAATGGTCAGGCAGCAGGTGGCGGTTTATAGGGAGATGGCCCTTTACCTCCACCGTGCCGGTCTCAACGTCTATATCCGTAAAAGTCTTGATAAACCGCCGCTGATGATCGCCGAAAAAGGCATTGCCAGCGTACCCCGCTGGACCCTCGACAAAAGCCCACGGCGACCCAGCCTGCGAACCATCGCCGGCTGGAAATATCTTCTTCGCAGCCATAATCCGATTCGCTGGATCACCCTCGACACTCAGCCTCTCGCCCTGGAAAGTGCCGGGCGCATAGCCCACGATGGCCGGAGTTTCGAACTGCATGTCGGAGACACCCGCCTGCGATTCCAACCGGACATCCCCATCGGCAGCAAGAAAAACACCGGCCAGAAGAACTGGATTATCACCTCTCACCAAGGCTGCTCCCACAAGGCCATCAGCGGCTTCCTGCGCATCCGAGTTGGTGAAACAATTGTTATTGGCCGTAACCACAAAGAGTTCCGCCAGCTTTTCCAACTTGCCGAAAACGTCGCGGAAAAACACGTGAGCGTCACCAATGACAAGGGTGACCTCATCCTCACTCCCCTGGTAAGTGAGGTGCCGACCCAGGTGCTGCGCCATGACGACCACGATTATCGTGAACAGCTGGCCCTTGGGCGGCACAAGGCCCTACTGGAAATCGGCCGTCTCTACGGCCAGACCCTTGCCCCCATGCCGCCGGAAAAGGCCCTGGCGACCCTCAAAAAGGTCAATGCCCTGCTGAGCCACGACGAACCCTTTCGCCCAAAAAACAGGTGGGGAAAACCTGGCGGTTTGGTGGAAATCCCCGCCGACGCCACCCCGGTAATCGTCGGCGACCTGCATGCCCAGGTCAATAACCTCTTGAAAATCCTCAGCGAAAATTGTCTGCTCGACTGCCTGAAGATGAAGAACGCCACCCTGATCATTCTGGGCGACGCGGTCCACTCAGAAATGGCTGGCGAAATCGCCAAGTTCGATACCTCCATGCTGATCATGGACATCATCTTCCAACTCAAACTGGCCTTTCCCGGCAATGTTTTCTATATCCGTGGCAACCATGACAGTTTTGACCCGGAGATCCATAAGGGTGGCGTGATGCAGGGAATTCTCTGGCGCGAGGCCCTGCTGAAACAGCGAGGAGAGGAATACGTCCGGGAGATGGAGATTTTTTATGGCGCCCTGCCCTACCTTATCCGTTCGGAGAGCTTTATCGCCTGCCATGCCGGGCCACCGCGCGACACCATCAGCCGGGAGGACCTGATCAATATCGCCGACAAGCCACTCCTTGCCGCCGAGCTCGTCAATACCCGGCTGCATCGCCCCGGCAACCTTTCCGGTTACACCAAGGGCGATGTCAAGAGATTCCGCAAGGGTCTCGATCTTGCCCCGAAGACCCGTTTTATCGTCGGCCACACCCCCATGGACCCCTTCGGCAGTTTTTGGCTGCACGCCGGTTCCATTAAAAATCATCACGTCATCTATAGCGCCCATGCCGAGGGGCCAAGTATCATTATCCGTACCGGGGCGACGTTTAATTCCATCACCTTCCCCTCCGAGCCGCTAACGGATATAATCAATGATCTTATGTAG